A genomic region of Oncorhynchus mykiss isolate Arlee chromosome 2, USDA_OmykA_1.1, whole genome shotgun sequence contains the following coding sequences:
- the LOC118944031 gene encoding protein PBMUCL2-like, producing the protein MFPVCMTCDTAKTQPGHSQDSARTQPGLSQDTAKTQPGHSQDSARTQPGHSQDSQDSARTQPGLSQDTARIQPGHSKDTAKTQPGHSQDSAKTQPGHSQDTAKTQPGLSQDSARTQPGLSQDSARTQPRLSQDTAKTQPGHSRDSARTQPRLSQDTARTQPGEPRLSQDSARTQPGYSQDTAKTQPGLSQDSARTQPGLSQDSARTQPRLSQDTAKTQPGHSRDTARTQPRLSQDTARIQPGHSQDTARTQPGHSQDSAKTQEK; encoded by the exons ATGTTCCCCGTGTGTATGACTTgt GACACAGCCAAGACTCAGCCAGGACACAGCCAAGACTCAGCCAGGACACAGCCAGGACTCAGCCAGGACACAGCCAAGACTCAGCCAGGACACAGCCAGGACTCAGCCAGGACACAGCCAGGACACAGCCAGGACAGCCAAGACTCAGCCAGGACTCAGCCAGGACTCAGCCAGGACACAGCCAGGATACAGCCAGGACACAGCAAGGACACAGCCAAGACTCAGCCAGGACACAGCCAGGACTCAGCCAAGACTCAGCCAGGACACAGCCAGGACACAGCCAAGACTCAGCCAGGACTCAGCCAGGACTCAGCCAGAACTCAGCCAGGACTCAGCCAAGACTCAGCCAGGACACAGCCAAGACTCAGCCAGGACACAGCCAAGACTCAGCCAGGACACAGCCGGGACTCAGCCAGGACTCAGCCAAGACTCAGCCAGGACACAGCCAGGACACAGCCAGGAGAGCCAAGACTCAGCCAGGACTCAGCCAGGACACAGCCAGGATACAGCCAGGACACAGCCAAGACTCAGCCAGGACTCAGCCAGGACTCAGCCAGGACTCAGCCAGGACTCAGCCAAGACTCAGCCAGGACACAGCCGAGACTCAGCCAGGACACAGCCAAGACTCAGCCAGGACACAGCCGGGACACAGCCAGGACACAGCCAAGACTCAGCCAGGACACAGCCAGGATACAGCCAGGACACAGCCAGGACACAGCCAGGACTCAGCCAGGACACAGCCAAGACTCAGCCAAGACTCAGGAGAAGTAA